The genome window TTGTCTGCTGCCTGATAGGGAAGGCAATTAAATATTCATGACTCCCCACTACTCAGGGCCAGGCTAACTCCCTGCtggggagagagactgagagggagacagacagataCAGGCAGAGGGAGAGCAGGGACCAGAGGAGAGACAGGCCCACCTTGTTTCCAAAAGCCCCAAGCCCCTCTGGAGTCCCTTTGCTCCTTAGACCCTCCAAGGTGAAATGACCACGGTCCTGATGTGGCCCAGAGTCAGAGGTAAAGGGCCTTCTCCCTGGCCCAGGGTGGCTGGGTACCAGCTGAGTGCTGGAGGTGCTCATCAGCTCCCCTCCCCAGACCCCGCAGAACAGCAAGAGCACTGGCCTGGGAGCCGGGAGACCTGGAAACCATCCCTATCTCCCTCTGCACACTTGGCTGCATCTTtcctttctgagccttagtttccccacctgtaaaatgaggcatTGGACTCACAGGTCACTCCCATCTTTGCCTCAGAGGAGGATTAGCGGTCTTGGGAGGTGTACACGGAGACTGCCTATAATCCTGGCCCACTCATTTCCAACTAATGCCCTGGGGCAAATTAAGGCTGCCCTGGGGATCCCTGGAGTCTCCTCCTTGCAGGGTTGgggggaggattaaatgagctagtaATTGTAATGCACTTAGAgctggtgcccagcacagtgaGAGAGCAATAAGTATTAGCTGTTGTTATTCTGTGGTTCAGTCCTCAATCCCTGCTGCCTTGAGATAATGCCCGGGGGTTCTGTGTCAGAGCAGGGGACAGAGAGCTCCCTTCTCCAGCTCAGCCCCAGAGACTGGAAACACCAAAAGGAAGACAGGGGCAGCTAAAGAATAAGATGAGTGGTGTTGAGCCTGGGGTCCAAGAAAGCAGTCCTTTGACAGTATCTCTCCCCTCTCCAAGCCACCCCAGCTACCCCTGGACAACTTGGGTTCCCTTCCCTTTCAGCCAGGCCAGTCCCTGTCCTTGGAGGCTACACTGGCCCTGGGGATCCTCAGACACCAGCCCAGACAACCCCAAGCCCACACAGCCGCTTCACCTTACAAAGCCCTTTCTTGTTCTCCCTGCCACCTTGGCTCTTTACTGTCACCCACACTTCAGCCTGGCTACCTAATCTAAAGCTGTAGCTCCCCAGTCACCCCATCTCTCATCCATTCGATAAATATTACTGAGCTCttaatatgtgccaggctctgtcccAGGCCCTAGAGAGACAGCCCCCAACACGCCTAATAAAGTTACTGCCCATATGGAGCTTGGATTCTAGTGCAGGGGTAAGCAGGGGACCGACAATAAAGCCCATTGAACTAAACAAGGAGCATATTAGGTGGTGAGGAGTGCCATGCTGAGGATTAAAATGGGGATGTGATGGAATGGGCATCAGCACCTCCGTGTGTCTTGAGCCCATCGCTGACCAGCTATGCATCAGTCCACAAAGTGTGACTTTGCTTCAATTCATCAAACACCACTGGAGTACCCACTCCCCACCTGGACCTGCACCAGGCTCTCGTGATACTCAGTGGACAGTGAAGGGCTTTGTCCTGGGCAGTGTGCAGCCTGGCATAGGATAGTCATTTCTAACCAGATTGCAGTGCTGAGGCCTGAAGCTGTCCAGAGCTGGCAGGTGGTGGCGAGATGATGTATTTGAGTTGACAGCCAAAGAAGGGGTGGAGAGTGATGGCACAGAGAGAACAGCATGAGCATGGGAGGCAGGTGGGAAACGCGGGTAGAGGCAGGTATCGAGGTACCAGTATAAGCAGTTTAGTACAAACATCACCAACAGCTAGTACTTAATGAAGCGCTTACCATGTCACAGGCATTAAGGCAAAGTGCTTTATATGGGTCATtttatttaatgctcacaactCTATGATACCTCTATTAGGaccccatattacagatgaggaagccaaaCCTAAATGTAAGTAATGGGTCCAGAGCCACCCAGCCAGCAAGAGGCAGAACTGGATTCAGCCTGGGCCGTCTAGCTCTGGGGCCCATGTGCTTCACCACAGGGCCGTGTAAGAGCAGGCTGTACAGAGGAGGCAGTGTGGGGATCACAGAAAGGGTGGCTTGGAACCCCTCAGGCCTTGAATGGAGAGCTGAGGGGCATGAACTTTATGTTTAGGaccagccccctgccctcctcaccaCCAGGTTTCAAAAGCAAGAGTGTAGAGGGCACACTCAGAAATGTACTTTAGAGAGTTTCTTCTACCTTGTAGAGAgtggagagggaggcaggtggaggcagGGTGCTAAAAAAAActcgttttttaaaaaaaataatatttactaagcacctactatgtaccaggcaccatTCTATGCTATGTTAgagcaatgaacaaaatagagaaacatctgccctcatggagctgacaGTCTAATGGGTGGAAGGAGATAATAAGCTAAATGAGTAAATACATAATATGTCAGAAAATGATAAATTACATAGGAATAAATAAGGGATGGGATTCTAGGGGGAACTATAAATTGGGTGCTCAGGGATGTCCTCAATGAGAGAAAGCATTTAAGCAAAAACCTGAGGGAGGTGAGGGAGAGAATCATGCAGAAATCTGTCTAGAGccaaggaggaaaagggaagaggaagtgcaaaggccctgaggtgcaGGCTAGGTTTGTGTGAGGAAGAGCTAGGAGGGCAGAGTAGCTggagtggagagagggagagggagagaagtagAAGCTCGGAGAAATAAGGGAGCGCAGACTAAGTCTGGAAAGCCACTGGGAGAACCTGGACTCTTACTCTGTGTGAGATGGAAGTTCCTGGAGGCTTCTGAGCAGAGGAGTAACAAAAGCTGACATGTTTTGTCAGGATCACTTGGACTGCTATGTCGAAAATAGACTGTAAAtgggaaagggaggaggaaagacCAGCTGGGAGGCTTTTTAAATAATTGAGGCAAGAGGTTATGGTGGCCTAGACCAGGGAGGTGGTGGgtctccctctcctttcctctgccctgccctcccatcctctcctcttctcccttcgcTTTCTGCTCTCTACTCtctctgtgtgcatgtgagtTGTGTGCACAGACAGACACATACACAGTATTTTATGGTGGGAAATTAAAAGTCGAAGGACTAGCTCAGTGTATTCCATTACACGCTCATGTACCTCTCCCTCAACCTCAACAATCATCAGCTCCTGGCCAGTCTTGTCTCATCTGTATCCCTTTCCACTCTCTCCTCCTGTTCCTCAGGATTATTTTGAACCTAATCCAAAATATATCCTATcaacataaatatttcagtataccTAGATATAATTCAAAAGTAGAGCTAACAGGAATTGTGGATGGATCAGTTTGTAGGGTGGGAGGGAAACAGAGGAGTCAAGGGTGACTCCAGGGTGTGGCCTGGGCAGCTGGAAGGATGGAGTTGCCATTCGCCAAGGGGGGACCACTAGGGGAAACAGCTCGGGGTGGGGGTCAGGAGGCCAGTTTTGACGTGCATGCTAAAAATGCCTGCTGCAAAACCAAGTGGAGGAATCACGTAGGCAGCTGGACACATGAATTACCAactgggtggggctgagggggaGGTTAGCTCAAAGCTGTTGAATTGGCAGATGGGTGGACAATGGGGCCTTTTActcaggcagggagcagggaagTCAGTTTGAGGCAAGGTGGTGGGTTCATTTTGATGGCTTGAGATGTCTGGGTGCCTCTGATATTGGAGGTTCTCTGGCAGGTGCTGAGGAGCCCAGGCTTGGGATTCAGAGGGGGGCCAGGGCAAGAAACAGACAGGTGGTCATTAAGCAGGGAGAGAAACTGGGGTGGCTTAGGGGGTGTCTGCAGACAAGAGAAAGAGGAGCAGGCAAGGCAGGACAGGCATGAATAATGAGTGACAGGCATGACAGGGATTTGGGACCCTGAGatcctggggttgggggagtaaGGGAGAAAGGTCATGACCCATCCTGAGGTCTGGTAACCTGGGGACCCCTGTTCAGCCTGGAGACCCCAGTGCCAAGCTCTGGGACAGTGCAGAATGAGGGCTTCATTCTCAGATGGAGCAAATGAAAAAGTGAAACTAGGAGCAATAGGATTTATGCATGATCTGTTTGAGGTTTACCTGCTCTTCTTCCATGTCTTCATCCAGGACATAGCCCTGCACCACTGACCCTAGGACCCACGAGACAGGCTTCAGGGGACTGTGgattttcttcccttcccctccaccaGCTTGTAGGGGATCTGCCTGCACCATTTCAACTGTGGGCCCTCTCAGCAATGCTGTCTCAGGGTGCAATCCTGAGTGTGGCAGCCAGTGTCCCCAGCAAGGCCAGTCTCTGGAACCAGATTAGCCAGGACCATTGCTAACTGGTGGCTTCAGTCAAGGGACTTAACCTCTCCGAACCTCATTTGCTCAGCTATAAAATGTGCCTGATAGCTGTACCTAGCCTTCAGGTAGTTAAATAGAAAAGGTAATGAATATACattctggcacacagtaggttctTAAGTGGTAGCCATTATTACCATGTTCTCTTCAGCCtcactccccagccctccccttcacAAACACACCTTTCATTTGCTCTGGAGTTGACCCCCCTCTGCTTCCCCACTTCTCAGCATTGCATATATGAGCTTGCAAACTGCTCTCTTGTAAACTCTTACCCAGACCGTAAGACCCAGCTTGGTGTTCCCTCCTCCAACCCATCCGAACAGGGCTGCCCAGTCCTCCGGTGCCCGTGAGTTCCATCACACTGCTGTATTTATGTGCTGACATGTCAGCCCCCTGAGGGACTATGAGAGAGCCTGCTTTCCATCTCATTTGTACTCTTGGCACCTAGCATTtggaaacatttgttgaatgtccGGGGTATGAGTGCAGGTGGCCACTTGAGGTGGGCCTCTGGGCTGGCTGTCCGCATGTGTCTAGTCTCTGCCCTTTCACCCGGTTCACAGACCTGGACTTGGCTGTGCCAGAGACCGTCAGACTGGACAGCAGTTTACACAAGGCCCGGGCCCAACTACTGGCCAAGGGCCGGAGACACCGGCCGTCCCGCTCGAGGCTTCGGGACAGTGCTAGCTCTGCAGAGGATGGTGAAGGCTCCGATGGGCCTGGAGGCAAGGTTAGGGCAACCCACCTAATCACACATACCCCACCCACCCTTCTTGCCCCTGGATAATCCCTCCAAACACCTCTTCCTGGGAAACCACACCCCAGACTTCTGACATCATAATGCCAACAAATATTACCCGAATTCACATATGGCTCATTTCATCCCTTTAAGGAAGGTATAACCATTCCCatcatacagatgaggaaactgagtctctgaGAGGTTCAGTTTTGAAGTCACACAGTGAGGTGAAAGAAGCAGGATTCAACCCCAGCCTGTGTGACTGAAGGCCCTGTCTCCCCCCGGCTCAATGCCAAGCCACCCCTCTGCCCTCCGGCAGGGGTGAACCTTCCCTCCAAGTTCCcaaggaaccaaaaaaaaaagtctgggtTCCTGGCtttggggtgaggtggggagggggtttCTCTCGCACTTTACAGTGTGACACCGTCCctctgggaagggagaggagggctgACAGTGAGCAGCTGCCACTTTCCCCAGGTGATGGACGGTTGCGGGAGCCCCCTGCACCGGCTGCGCTCGCCTTTGCACTCGGGCCCGGGGTCCCCGGCCGGGGGCTCTTTTTGCCTGGAGCCTCCGGGGTTGCGGCGCAGCCTGGAGGAGGACGAAACGCCGCCCTCGCCGCTCACACGCTACCGGCCCCTGCACAACGCCGCCTCGCACGAGGGCCTGGCCGCCGCTTCCTGCTCTCCGCCGCGCTCCGCGCCCTCCTCGGACAGCTCGCCCAGCTTCGTGCGCCGCCACCCGCGCGCAGAGCCGCACAGCGAAGGTGAGCGGCGGCCGGCGGGGCGCCCCCTGCTGGTGTGCATCGGGTCTGCAGCGGCCCCTCCGAGTCCCGGCGGACGCAGAAGCGCAGGGCTGGACCACGTGGGCCAGAATGtctgggctgggggaggtggggagtaaGCATCAAGGTTCATTCTTTGCTTTATTGAGCGGCTACCAGGTGCCAGACACTGTTGGACCCCGGAACACATGAGTAAGCAAACAGATGGAGTTCTTGTCCTCACGGTGCTTGGAGTTGCCGGGAGAAACCACTAGTTTGAGGAGGAAGAAATCAAGTAATCCTTTAAAATGTAGTTACAAGCTGTATTAAGTGCTATGTGAGAAACATGCACGGTGGTGGGAGAGCATGTATCAGGGTGAAAGGACCTAGTTGGGGGCATCCTGAAAAACTTCGAGAAAGTGGTATGTAAGATTGGAAGGCTGGTGGGAAGTTGGCAAAAGTAAGATTAACGGTAAGTAGTAGCGGTCTCTACTTTTCAGGGTGGCTTATGGTTTGTGTAATGCTTTCAGGAACATCTCATGAAATAGGAAGGTGTTATTATTCCCATATTTGAGATGAAGGGAGCTCAGAGAGGTAGTGATTTGTCCTAGGTCACAGCTGTGAAGAGCCAGGTTACCGGATTCTAAGCCATGAGAGCTTCTGCCTCCTCACACTGGCAGCTGAAGAAGGCAGGCAAGCCACACACAGGTTAtttgcttccttctcttccccagaTGACAGCCGGGATGCCAGCCCACCTGAGCCTGCCAGCCCCACCATCGGCCTGGATAAGAAGACTCGCCGGAAGTTCCTGGACCTGGGGTGAGTGGTGGAGGGGCTAGAACCAAAGGCTTGGAGCTGTCAGGGGGCACGGTGGCACAGCGGGCCACACCACCCCGCTCACTCCACCTCTCCACAGGGTCACCTTACGCAGAGCGTCCACCAGCAAGAGCCGGAAGGACAAGGGCAGCAACCGCCTGTCAGTGGGCAGTAGGTAAGCCATACTGATAGTGCCTCAGCCACTGCTTCCCCCCGTAGCTCCCGGGGGTCCCTGGCCTCCCCTCGGTGTCCACACCCATGCAGGGCACTCTCTCCACAGGGAGTCGGTGGAGGGGGCCGGCAGGTCAGGGGGCTCCCCGTTCCTGCCCTtttcctggttcacagacagcGGCAAGGGCTCGGCGTCCTCTGGCAGCACCACCTCCCCTGCCTGCTCTCCTAAACATGAGGGCTTCAGCCCTAAGAAGTCAGCTTCTCAGGTGAGTCCATGGCCTTCTGGCCCCCCACCCTCAGGTGACAAGACGGCATGCTTCACCCTGGCTCAGGCTGGGATCCAGGCATTCATAGCGTCCATTTGTCCATCCATGGACTCATTAATTTATCCATTCTCTgagttcattcactcattcatattGAGTagttcattcattgattcattcattgcTGCATCTATTCAACATGCATCACTGGACACTGATTCCCCTGCCACATGCCTAGCCTGAGGGCTCCTCCATCCTGGCCAGCTCTTCCACCTGGCTCAGTTCTAGCTCCACATCCTGTCTTAGGAGCTGGGCCACCTGTGTAGTGGGGTAACACTTGGGGGAAAGAGAGGTGAATAGGACCGCAACCTAGCTAATGCTCAGAAAGCCTGAAACCCTGTAGGAGAAGTGAAACCAGGTAACAAAAGCAGTAAGGAGCATCTGTTTATGTTCACACAGCTCACAAAGCTCCACATGCATGTTTCTGCTTTACTCTCACAAAGGCTTACACTTGCATTACACAGATGAACAAATGAAGGCCCAGACAAGGGGCTTGCCACATGGATTAGTTGCCAGGCTTTAGGACCCTCAACCCAGTTATTCTGTGGTTCTGTTTCTTACGTACAGCAGAGTCAGAGGAGATCAGAAAGCTGGGAATTCAGGGGAGGAGTCACAGTGTGACTTCTGACTtggccttccttctttcctccctctctacATGCCCTCCTTCcattcttccatttcttccttctcttgtgctgggccctggggacacCATGGTGAATAAACACAGGCCAGGCCCTCATAGAGCTTACAGCCTCTAACCAGGCACTTACAAGAAGCCAAGGGGCTGAAGGGCATGGTGAGAAGCCACAGGCAGGGACACCTGACCTGGCCTGAAGTAATCCTGATCTGCTGTTTGTAGGAAGCAACACGTAGGCTGATACCTCCTCCATTCCTGCTATTTTGCCTGGCTCAGTTCTAGCCCCACGTCCTCCTAGAACCTCAAATCCTCATGCCTTACATGAGTGACCCTATGGTATGTGCCTGTCCAGCTCCTGGTTCATGCACAGAAACACTGAGAACTCCTACTGCCTAGCTCCATCCAGCTGAGGGCAGGGGATTGGCGGCACTGCCTTGGGCTTGGGAGCAAGCCCTTTCCTCAGCAGCGTGCACCCCTCCCTGTCTAGGAATCCACCCTGAGTGATGACTCCACACCCCCCAGCAGCAGCCCCAAGATCCCGAGTGGTCCCCGGCAGGAGACCAAGTGTTCCTACCCTTACCACACGCTGTCCCAGTCTTCAGATGAGGTGAGTAAGCCCTGACCTCTGATGCTGCCAGGTGTGCAGGCCACaggccctgtcttccccctcaCTCTCCTTGGCCTCCACCCCAGTTCCTGGATGAACCTCTCCCTGCTGTTCACCACTGGACCAGTCAGCAGGTGGGCCAGTGGCTGCAGAGCCTCAACTTGGAACAATATGCTGCCGAGTTTGCTGCACGGCAGGTGGATGGGCCGCAGCTGCTGCAGCTGGATGGAAGCAAACTCAAGGTGGGTCAGAGGGGAAGGGCCGTGACCCAGCCAGGCACTGAGGCAACCTTCAAGGACTGGGATCCTCTCATTCTGACCTTTACACTCCAAGGCCACAgctctgacctctgacctctaGGCAAGGTCCTTGGCCTAATCTTTGTACTCAAAAATGGATCCTTAGTCTAATTTGAAACTCAAGACCAATTATTTGGTTTGACCTTCAAACTCCAGCCCAAATCTCCAGGGTGACCTACTTTTGGGACTATCATATCATCTGACTTTTTAATGAGTTTCCTGGTATCATAGGAAGCCAGGCCTCTCCCCTGATCGCCTTGGCTAATTCTCAGTCTTGGTGGCTGGTGGTAGTTGGGGAAGGTCAGGGGCCTCTGACCTCGGTGCTGGAAAGTTTCCAGCCTGTTTCCCACCCTCTGCTGAGTTGCCTGGGGAAGAGGTGGTGAGAAGATTCCCCAGGGAGACTCTGGAGAAGGccaactagctgtgtgaccttgggccagtcactCCCCCTCTGTGGGCCTCAGGGGATCAGGCAGGGCATGCCAAGGCTGAAATCCTGTGTGGAGGGATGGGAGCCAAAGATTGCGGTGGGGCATGGCACCCCCCCAAACCTCATCTCTCCCAACAACTCCCATTCCACTCTTGCTTTGAGGGTTCTGACCCATTAGCAAGTCCAAGAGAGGGAGGCCACACTTTAGGGAGGACTTGCAGGGCTCCAGAGAGTCCACTAGGGGCACAAAGGACCTGGGGCTTGGGCTAGTCAGGGCCTGGCCTCTCCCTCACCCCTGCGTTCCTCCCCCAGAGCCTGGGGCTCAGCAACTCGCAGGACCGGGCGCTAGTGAAGCGGAAGGCGAAGGAGCTGGCGGCCGCGGCCGAGAGGGCACGCAAGGCCCAGGAGAAGGCTGCACGGCAGCGTGAGAAGCTCCGGCGCAGGGAGCAGGCCAAGAAGAGctaggggagggtgggggtggggtgagcacTGGCACCTGGCATGGGGTGGCCGCTGGGCTTGGGCACGGGCCTCACTAGGAAGGCAGGGCCTGGCCCCACGCTGTCAGCAGGTACACACCCTCTTACTCTATCACTCCGTCTGGACCCAGATCCCCCAAAGGGAGACCCCAGCGAGAGGGCCTAGTAATAAATCTTACTTCAAGGACTTGTTTGGCACAATGTTCCTGTGGGAGGTTACGGGCAGAGGGAAGAAAGGCCAGGGTTGAAGTAAGTCTGGGAGCCCAGAAGCACCTGAGTCAGTCTGCCTCTCTGCCCTCAGGCCACAGTAGTACTGGGCCAGCAGTGAGCAAGGACGCCTGCCTGCCTTCCAGAGGCCCTGAGACATGGCCAGGGTCCTGGGCTGAGATGTAGGCTAGGCCTCTGGGCAGGCGGAGGTGCTTGTCTCTGGCCCTCCCGGGTGGCTGTTAGGAGAGCTCTGTTCTGCTCCCCAGGGAGGCTGGGCACTGCAGTAAGTTGCACTCAGGGTAGACTCCCAGTCTGCATTCCTTCAGGGGTGAGCACAGAAAGCAGCTTGGTCATCATATGCCATCTGTGCAAGGACTTTAGAAGAAGGGAGCAAACCAccctctttccccttccctgtCCTGTAGGTCCCAATGGTGGTAACATCCATATAGGTCCACCCCTCCTGGGCCCAGTCAAGGCCGGCTCTTTGGCCTGCTCTCCAACCCAGGGTACTTCTCCCACTGTTCCTCAGAGGGCACCTGAGCCCTCTCTGGGGACAGAGCAAACTTGGGAGGGAGTGGGGACAGAACACCCCCTACCAATGCCTAGGTGGTACTGAATTGGtgaatcctcaccccagctaggTAGAAAGGCAAAATCTGGGACTTCTCCCTGGAAGCTGCTAGACTGGTAGAGTCATCAGCCCTCTCCTACCTGCACGGGTCCCCATCAGGGCCCATCAGAACTCCAGCCCTTGCAGACAATACAGGCTTTGGTTTGCTAGGCCACAGGAGGGGTGGGACCAGCCCCTCTGGCAGCGAGTGGATCTCCTAGCAGCCCAGGGACAGGCATATGTACTTGTAGGGAGCATCAGGTATGATGCTCGCCAGCAGCTAGGCCAGCTTCTGGAGCACTGGCCAGTCATCACAGGGGGCCTCTGATTAGAAGCCCCCCTCCAACTCCCATCTGCCTAGAGCTGTGGACAGGCCCCAGTGCATGCCAATTCTCATTCCTGCCTGGGGCCATGGCTTGAGGGCTATCCCTGGTACGGCCAGGGCCTTCTCCCTCAGACTCAGCCCTTTACTCTTCTGTGCCACCTGTGCTAGGAGAGGGCTTCAGAGGGAAACAGAGGCGGGGGTACTGGCACATCTAGGCCTGGTGGGGAGATTGTAAGGCACCCAGGTCTTTGAAACTATCAGGAGCTACATGGGTGCCTACCTGCATGTGAAGGGAGGAGGCAGTACTCAATCTATTTCAAtaaacacttactatgtgccagtgaCCTTTCTCTCTGCCCCAGGTTGGGGTTGGGCTGGGTCAGGAGGCTGTGCAGTCTCCTCGTCGGGGGAGGGTACTGTGTCTGTCACCAGGCACCATGCGCTCAAGTGTTCTATGGCTTGGCCTGGTGCTGGGCTCATAGAATACACTGTGTCATGCCCTGAAAGGGGCTGGGTGTCCCGGGTGTATCTTATGTTGGTCACCGGGGCTACAGTCTGAGTGCGTGGGTATGGGTCTCCCTCCCCACAGGAAAGCAACCAGGCCACAGTCTCAGCGGATCTCCTCTTTACTGTGGATGTCACTGTCGCCATCACAGCCACAGCGAAGAACACACAGCTTTAACCCCCTGTGTGCTAAGGGGGATTCAGGCTATAAAACTAGCTATGTACATAGAGCATTCCAGGGAGAAAGCCAGCCCCAGCATGCACATGTCTGGGCACAATGGCAGCTGGGGTCTGGAGCTCAGGTGGAACCATGGGGGTGTGTATGGTGGGCAGGTGGGTGAGTGCATGTGAGGACAtgctgggaagggctggggaggtggcAAAAACGTTGCTGGGGCCACCTGGGGGGCTTCCAGCAGCTTGGCTAGGTGGTGGACCTCTGGGTCCTCCCAGGTTTCTGGCATTTCAGGGAAGCCCCTCTTCTCCCAGCCATGACCTCCTAGCTCAGAGGGCCCAAGACCAGAGCCCAGACCAGGCGTCCAACAGTGCAACCCCTTCCCCAGCCGACTACCCCAGATCTGGAGGGTGCCGGGCCCTTTGCTAACTGACACCAGAGCAGGGCCAGGTGCCTGTATGGGCCAGGGAAATAAGGCAAGCAGGGGTGTCCACTGGGAAGCCAGGGCTGCAGAGGGCAGTGAAGGGCCTGGAGCCCTGGCAGAAAGGGGCAGTTCTGGTCTCAGAGAGGAAGACTGCCATGGAAATGTATCTCTGGGGTACCCCATCAGGATGGAAACAGCCCCCAGTCCTCAGGCATCACCCACAGAGCTTGGACACCATGGAGACTGCCTAGGGGTCTCCATGGAGACAGAGGTTGGCACTTTAGGGTCCACTACAGCCTGGTCACCACAGTGATTTCCACAGAGACACAGCTGGTCATCAGAGAGAGCCTAGGGGGACAGGGAGGGTCACCGTGGTGGCCAGGCCCAGAGACAGCGGCCCATTCTCTCAGGTGCAGCTGAGGGCGGTGGCCCCTAGCTGACACGGTATGTGGACGTGTTCTtgggctctgtgctgggcacacaCCAGTCGCCGGCCTCCTGGATGGTCTGGTAGTGACGCCAGGCTGACTTGTTGTAGACGGGCAGGCGCTCCACCGAGTCCGTGGACAGGGCCTGGAGAGCAGCAGGGTCAGCCTCTTCTGCCCCCCTGCACCTTGCCCACTCCTCAGGAGAACACCCACCCACAAGGTGGAGTATAGTGGCCACGGACTGTGGCCCATGTGTCCCACTCTATGTCTGAGTCAGCCCAGTGAGGTTTCAGACACTGGCTGAGACAACTGCCCCAGCCTGGAGAGACCCCTGAAAGGATCCGTCCCTACTGTCTTGCTCCTGCTCACTCAGAGGGTCAAGAAGGAAGTGGCAGAGGCCGGGCTGTGTGACCTTCAACAAGGTCACtaactctgggcctcagtttccccttgaGCTGAATGCCAAGCTCTAAGTCGTCCCGCCTTCCTTCTAGATCTAACAAGTCAAGGGTCCCCAGAACAGGGACTTAGTCATAGACCATGGAGTTGCTTGCCAAGTAGGGAgtgcctgggggctggggaacTGTAGCTTTGCTCTGATTCTCAGTCTGGAATCAGGAAGGATTGGAAGGATGGGAAAGAGAAACTTAACAGCAGCTCAATCATGCCTGACCTGCCCGCATCCCCCAAGCTGGGTGCCGCAGGCACGGGCCTCACCTTGAGATAGATGACAGCATCAGTCCCAAAGCCCTCCATGGAGAAGAGCTGCAGGTC of Manis javanica isolate MJ-LG chromosome 4, MJ_LKY, whole genome shotgun sequence contains these proteins:
- the SAMD14 gene encoding sterile alpha motif domain-containing protein 14 isoform X1, which translates into the protein MLELSGVMASSKLREPTDEVFDLDLAVPETVRLDSSLHKARAQLLAKGRRHRPSRSRLRDSASSAEDGEGSDGPGGKVMDGCGSPLHRLRSPLHSGPGSPAGGSFCLEPPGLRRSLEEDETPPSPLTRYRPLHNAASHEGLAAASCSPPRSAPSSDSSPSFVRRHPRAEPHSEDDSRDASPPEPASPTIGLDKKTRRKFLDLGVTLRRASTSKSRKDKGSNRLSVGSRESVEGAGRSGGSPFLPFSWFTDSGKGSASSGSTTSPACSPKHEGFSPKKSASQESTLSDDSTPPSSSPKIPSGPRQETKCSYPYHTLSQSSDEFLDEPLPAVHHWTSQQVGQWLQSLNLEQYAAEFAARQVDGPQLLQLDGSKLKSLGLSNSQDRALVKRKAKELAAAAERARKAQEKAARQREKLRRREQAKKS
- the SAMD14 gene encoding sterile alpha motif domain-containing protein 14 isoform X2, with translation MASSKLREPTDEVFDLDLAVPETVRLDSSLHKARAQLLAKGRRHRPSRSRLRDSASSAEDGEGSDGPGGKVMDGCGSPLHRLRSPLHSGPGSPAGGSFCLEPPGLRRSLEEDETPPSPLTRYRPLHNAASHEGLAAASCSPPRSAPSSDSSPSFVRRHPRAEPHSEDDSRDASPPEPASPTIGLDKKTRRKFLDLGVTLRRASTSKSRKDKGSNRLSVGSRESVEGAGRSGGSPFLPFSWFTDSGKGSASSGSTTSPACSPKHEGFSPKKSASQESTLSDDSTPPSSSPKIPSGPRQETKCSYPYHTLSQSSDEFLDEPLPAVHHWTSQQVGQWLQSLNLEQYAAEFAARQVDGPQLLQLDGSKLKSLGLSNSQDRALVKRKAKELAAAAERARKAQEKAARQREKLRRREQAKKS
- the SAMD14 gene encoding sterile alpha motif domain-containing protein 14 isoform X3, whose translation is MTDAGDLDLAVPETVRLDSSLHKARAQLLAKGRRHRPSRSRLRDSASSAEDGEGSDGPGGKVMDGCGSPLHRLRSPLHSGPGSPAGGSFCLEPPGLRRSLEEDETPPSPLTRYRPLHNAASHEGLAAASCSPPRSAPSSDSSPSFVRRHPRAEPHSEDDSRDASPPEPASPTIGLDKKTRRKFLDLGVTLRRASTSKSRKDKGSNRLSVGSRESVEGAGRSGGSPFLPFSWFTDSGKGSASSGSTTSPACSPKHEGFSPKKSASQESTLSDDSTPPSSSPKIPSGPRQETKCSYPYHTLSQSSDEFLDEPLPAVHHWTSQQVGQWLQSLNLEQYAAEFAARQVDGPQLLQLDGSKLKSLGLSNSQDRALVKRKAKELAAAAERARKAQEKAARQREKLRRREQAKKS